From Acidianus brierleyi:
TAATCAAACTTTTGGTTTAGAGTTTAATAATCCATTCAATAACATTTCTTTATGCTAGAATACGAAAAAGTTCCAATAGCGATAATCGGAGGTTCCGGTGTATACGATCCTAAAATTTTTTCAGATACAAAGGAAATAAAAGTGTATACTCCTTACGGTGAAACGAGTGACCTTATAACAATAGGTACAGTAGAAGGAAAAAAAGTAGCCTTTCTACCTAGACATGGAAAGAGGCACAGAATACCGCCTCATAAAATAAATTATAGGGCAAATCTTTGGGCTCTTCATGAACTAGGGGTAAAATGGGTCATTGGCGTCTCTGCGGTAGGAAGCTTAAGAATGGATTATAAACCTGGAGATTTTGTAATTCCTGACCAGTTCATTGATATGACCAAAGGAAGACAATACACTTTCTTTGATGGACCAGTAGTAGCTCACGTATCAATGGCAGATCCTTTTTGTAACCATTTAAGAAAGATTATTATAGATTCTTCAAAAAGTCTAGGAATACCTACTCATGATGTTGGTACGTATATATGTATTGAAGGGCCAAGATTTTCTACAAGAGCAGAAAGCAGAGTATGGAGGGAGGTTTTTAAAGCTGATATAATAGGAATGACGCTAGTTCCAGAAATTAATTTGGCATGCGAACTTCAAATGTGTTATTCCACTATAGGTATGGTTACAGATTACGACGTTTTTGCAGATATTCCAGTGACTGCAGAAGAAGTAGGTAAAGTAATGAACGAAAATTCAGAAAAGGCTAGGAAACTTTTATACGAAGTAATAAAAAGAATTCCAGAAAAACCAGAGGAGTGTTCATGTTGCAATTCTCTAAAGACAGCTCTAGTATAATTTCAAAGTTAAAGATTAAAGATATTAATCTTGGAAATTATTCCCTAGTAGCTTATGGTAAAGGTATGGAATTACCTGCGTTTACTTATCAGAGAGCTAAAATTAATCTTGAAGGAAAGATTATAAAAACTATACCTATATATGAATTACTTTTTCTTGAGGACGCTTATGCTGATGAAAAAAATCTCTTAATTTTTTTAAACGACGTTTCAGAGTCAAAAGAAGTATTGGATAATTTATGGTCTTTAGGTATAAACGCAGACATTTTTACATGTCAAAAATTAAAGGAAAAAGGTAATACTAAAATTACTGAATTTGAAGGTGAACTATGTGAAACAAATCTTTCCTTATCTATATTAAATAATATAGCAAAATCATTAAATTCACCTAGATCTAAAAGAATCCTTGAAGAACTAGATTTTTCAGATTTGAAAGATTGGATAGAAAAAAAATCTTCTGAAGTGGATTTAAATTTACCAGAAATAATAATTTCTCCAGTATTATTGCCATCTAAATACTATATAGAGGAAAATTTGGGCAAAATAGTTAAAACTTATTATGATACAAATTTTTCTAATTCCACACTTATATATACTGGGATAGATACATTGGTTATGAGAAGAATTTCGTTTGAGCTCAAAAAGAATAATTATAATGTCAAAGAGCTTCTTCTAGATACTGAGCCTCTTATGGCACCTATTTATTTAACAATAATATCTTATATTTTAAAAAACAAAATTAAGTGAGAAGGGATATTTGTGGATCTATTAGAGTTTTGGACAAAAAGTAAGGAAACAATAGACGATCTAGTAGGGAAGTTTATGAATGACCTTAAAGATTGGGAAGTTCTCGAGATGAGTAAATACATTATGCGAGATGGAAAGAGATTTAGAGGTACGCTTTTGTTTCTTTTAAATAACGCTCTGGGTGGAGATGAAAAAGACGCTTATCCAGGAGCTTTAGCTACTGAAATTTTGCATTCTGCTTCGCTTGCTTTAGATGATATAGTTGATTACGATGATTATAGGCGAGGAAAAAAAGCTGCTTGGGCTATATACACTAATAGAAGAGTAATTTTTGTATCAAATTTTCTAATTCCTACAGCTTTGAACATAATTTCGCAGTATGGTGATAGGGCCCTTAATATTAGCATAGAATTATGGAAAGACACCGCTGTAGGAGCTTTAAAAGATATGTATGGAGAAAGTAAAGATTATTTTAAAACTATAGAGTTGAAAACTGCAAGTCTGTTTAAGCTTCCTACGATGCTAGCATCTTTCTCATCTGGTAAAAGCAACGCAGTAGATTTAACTATGGATTTAGGAAAATATTTAGGAATAATCTATCAATTAGTAGATGATTATGTTGATTGTGTAAAATTGGAAAGAGAAAAACTCGTAGGTAGTGCAAAACAACTCTTCCAAATAACTGAGGGAAGAGTTGATTCTTTAGTAGCAGTAGAATTTGATAGGAATAAATCAGAGTATTTAAAAATACTAGATTCGTTACCTATTGAAGAAAATTATAAAGATTCTTTATCCTCGTTACCTGATTTTTTAGCATATGGTTTACTGTCAGAAGCGGGAATAAAAAATAAAATGTTTTAGGTTGCGTTAAATCTTGGTGAAGATTTATAAAAATTGCAGTTATTCACGAATCTCAAAAAGTTACTGAAGCTTCTAAACAACTACTTCTCGAGATAAAGAATAGAGGTCATAATGCTTACTATATAAGACCATCAAAATTAAACGGAATAATAGATAAACAAGGAATAAGATTTACATACGTAGGAAAAGAAGTAAATATAGATGGAGGAATTCTAAGAAATCTAGGGTTTATTCTAACCACAGAGCAATTAATGAAAAGAGTTGACGTTTTAGAGGAGATGGAAAAAAGTGGTATAAACATAATAAATAAGCCCTCTTCAATGCTATTGGCAAGAGACAAATTCGAGAGCCTAATAAAATTAAGAAAGCATGGAATTCCTGTTCCAGAGACAGCAATAGTAGAGGATCCTTTTGAGGCAATGAGACTTACACAAGAATGGGGAGAAGTTGTAATAAAACCAGTAGTAGGAAGCCTAGGATTAGGATCTGTAAAAGCCAGCGATCCAGATATAGTATTTAGAATAGCTAAGTCTATTCTTTCAGTGAATCAACCAGTTTACATTCAGAAATACGTGAAAAAGCCCGATAGAGACATTAGATCGTTCGTAGTAGGTGATAAAGTTATAGGAACAGTGTACAGGATTTCTCAGGGAAGTTGGAAAACTAACGTAGCCCAAGGAGCAATAACGCAAGTATTAGCTCCTAGTAAGGAAATAATAGAAATGAGCATAAAGGCTACTCAGATTTTAGGGCTTGATTACTCAGGGATCGATATAGTTGAAGATATAGATGGAGGTTATAAGATTTTAGAAGTTAATGGCGCACCATTATGGAAGGGCTTTATGAGTGCCACTTCAATAAATCCAGCTAAATATATAGTGGATCATGTAATAGAAAAAGCTAAGAAATGAGGAAAAAAGCAAACCGTCTGAAAAAATGATGTAGAGCTCTCGCCCTGATCACTTTTCGTCTTCATCAAACATTCTTTTTTCCTTTATTGTTCTTAAAACAAACATAGTATAGGTAGATGTAATTCCTGGCATATTACCTAACTTGTCTAGTACTTTAGCGAGTTCTTCCTTACTTGAAACTCTTACTTTTAGTAAAGCATAATATTCCCCAGTAACATCATAAATTTCATATATTTCTTTCATATCATATATTTCTTTCAGTATTTCTTCATATCTCTTGGGATCTGCTTTTATAAGAACGAAAGCTAATACGTTTAAACCTACTTTCTCTAAATTGACTTCTATTGAAAAATTCTTTATTACGCCAGATTCTCTTAATCGCTTTAATCTCATATGAATAGTTGATTCACTTAAATTCAGCATCTTAGCTAACTTTGAATATGATATTCTTGAATCCTGTTGTAAGATGGAAAGTATTTTCTTATCTACATCATCAAGATAATAGAAATCCATTAAAAAATCATCCTCCCGAATAATTTAAGCAAATCTATTTTAGTGAAATCCCCCATGGCGAATTTTATTACCAAATCTGGATCTGCCTTCAATAATACCCTCTCTAAACCTTTTATAGAATTAGATTTCTTTGCGGACTTAATAACGCTAGAGTGAGTCTTAAGACTAGAATATAGCCTGCTTTTTTTGAATTCTTCTTTAAAATCTTTATTTTCTAATAAAGAATCGGCTAAGATTTTAGACGATATTATAGAAGGTCTTATTCCCTCACCGGTAACTGCATATACTGTACCCAATGCCTCACCCACATATTCACCATTTAATCTTTCTTCTAATACCCCATAATCGTTAACCCTAGCTCCTTGAAACCTCTTTATTTTGCCTTTAACTAAGGAGTTTAGCTTTTCTTTTAAGAAATCCACTTTTGCGTAACCGCCTATGCCTATTTTTGAGCCTCCTTCTTCTGGAAATACCCATCCATAGCCTAGTAAGTCACTATAAAAATACATTTCTACAATTTCAGGATCTATGTTATAATCTGTAATATACTGAATAGCTGGTATGGTTGTTTCACTGGGCAAAGAATAATGTCCATTTGCAAATATTACCTTATCCGCATATTCTTCTTTTCCATTTATAAGAA
This genomic window contains:
- a CDS encoding S-methyl-5'-thioadenosine phosphorylase — protein: MLEYEKVPIAIIGGSGVYDPKIFSDTKEIKVYTPYGETSDLITIGTVEGKKVAFLPRHGKRHRIPPHKINYRANLWALHELGVKWVIGVSAVGSLRMDYKPGDFVIPDQFIDMTKGRQYTFFDGPVVAHVSMADPFCNHLRKIIIDSSKSLGIPTHDVGTYICIEGPRFSTRAESRVWREVFKADIIGMTLVPEINLACELQMCYSTIGMVTDYDVFADIPVTAEEVGKVMNENSEKARKLLYEVIKRIPEKPEECSCCNSLKTALV
- the gdS-2 gene encoding hexaprenyl pyrophosphate synthase; translation: MDLLEFWTKSKETIDDLVGKFMNDLKDWEVLEMSKYIMRDGKRFRGTLLFLLNNALGGDEKDAYPGALATEILHSASLALDDIVDYDDYRRGKKAAWAIYTNRRVIFVSNFLIPTALNIISQYGDRALNISIELWKDTAVGALKDMYGESKDYFKTIELKTASLFKLPTMLASFSSGKSNAVDLTMDLGKYLGIIYQLVDDYVDCVKLEREKLVGSAKQLFQITEGRVDSLVAVEFDRNKSEYLKILDSLPIEENYKDSLSSLPDFLAYGLLSEAGIKNKMF
- a CDS encoding ATP-grasp domain-containing protein, yielding MHESQKVTEASKQLLLEIKNRGHNAYYIRPSKLNGIIDKQGIRFTYVGKEVNIDGGILRNLGFILTTEQLMKRVDVLEEMEKSGINIINKPSSMLLARDKFESLIKLRKHGIPVPETAIVEDPFEAMRLTQEWGEVVIKPVVGSLGLGSVKASDPDIVFRIAKSILSVNQPVYIQKYVKKPDRDIRSFVVGDKVIGTVYRISQGSWKTNVAQGAITQVLAPSKEIIEMSIKATQILGLDYSGIDIVEDIDGGYKILEVNGAPLWKGFMSATSINPAKYIVDHVIEKAKK
- a CDS encoding Lrp/AsnC family transcriptional regulator; the encoded protein is MDFYYLDDVDKKILSILQQDSRISYSKLAKMLNLSESTIHMRLKRLRESGVIKNFSIEVNLEKVGLNVLAFVLIKADPKRYEEILKEIYDMKEIYEIYDVTGEYYALLKVRVSSKEELAKVLDKLGNMPGITSTYTMFVLRTIKEKRMFDEDEK
- a CDS encoding NAD(P)/FAD-dependent oxidoreductase, yielding MKLAIVGGGPAGISLALFLKGTRIDATVYEGLGSLGLKPCAWGVLSDIEKIIHVPKESIISEIKGFKIYLDNKLLYDIRKKEKLGYIINKPLFLKILSENIDLRLNSKVVSKEGKILINGKEEYADKVIFANGHYSLPSETTIPAIQYITDYNIDPEIVEMYFYSDLLGYGWVFPEEGGSKIGIGGYAKVDFLKEKLNSLVKGKIKRFQGARVNDYGVLEERLNGEYVGEALGTVYAVTGEGIRPSIISSKILADSLLENKDFKEEFKKSRLYSSLKTHSSVIKSAKKSNSIKGLERVLLKADPDLVIKFAMGDFTKIDLLKLFGRMIF